Sequence from the Fulvivirga ligni genome:
TTTCGATGGCATTATAGTATATGTAGACAAAGGAGGTAGCGCACCGGCATTTTATACCTCAGGCTACAAAAATAGAGCAACTCAGGAACCGGCGGATCCTCATTCCTTATTCAAAATAGCCAGTGTGAGTAAGCTTTATACAGCTTTGTCAATAGCCAAGCTGGTACACAGCGGTCAATTGTCTTTAGATAAAACTTTGGCAGATTACTTCCCAGAGCTAGCCGGTAGAATAGAAAATGCCAATAAGATCACGATAAAAATGATGGTTCAGCACCGAAGTGGCATCCCTAACTTCACTGATACCCAAAATTACTGGATGCACCCGAAACAGAGTGATAAGGAACGGCTTGACCTTGTACTGGATCAGCCTGCTAATTTTGAGCCTGACTCTGATTTTGAATATAGCAACACCAACTACCTATTGCTTTCTATGCTGATTGAAAAAGTAACGGGGGCCAGTAAATTTCAATATATCAAAGAAAATATTCTTAATCCTCTGAACTTAACCCACACCTATGGCTCCATTAAGGATGTAAACTTAGAAGACATAATGAGCGGCTATTATGTAGGCTATGATAACGATCTTAAAACTGATGATAACGGGCTTATGCTGGCTACCGCCGATGACCTGGGCACGTTTATACGGGCATTGAATGATGGTTCTGTATTTACAGATAAAAAGGAGCAAGAGATATATACGTCCATCTACAAATATGAGCACACCGGCCTTATTCCTGGCTACCAAACCATTGCTCAATACCATAAGGACATTGATGCCGTAGTGATCCAGTTTACAAACACCGTGAATTTTGATGGCTATAACTGGAGCTTATCGGAAATGATGTATAATCGGATTTTGAAGATTTTGAAAGGGCAATGAATGCTAATGAACTTTGAGATTGATAATACAGTTATTAATGCATATTTTTATATATTATGAAAGTAGAAGTTTTTGCTACCATAGATGAATTAAAGGCAGATAGAGTCAAGAGAAAACTATCTGATCAGGAGATTATTGATCAAACAAATTTCGTTAATTCATTTAAGCGTTTGAGGAGTAAGAATCTAAACACAGAGTCAAGTAAATCTGATAATAAAACCATCTGATTTTATAAGCCATTCCTAAATATAATTTCAATACAAGTTTGGAGTACCTAGACACAGTAATAGGTTTCTTCAATGAAAAGAAAGTGGATTATATGATTGTGGGAGGTACAGCTGTAAATATTTATGGGCTACCACAGACGATCTGAGAATCTACCAGAAGGTATACTTTTTGATTTTGATATTTGGTATAACCCCACCACCGAAAACTTCAGTAGGGTAACCGATGCGCTGTCGGCAATTCAGCCTAACAATAGAAAAGAATTGAAATCGATTATTTTTCATCCAGAAAGGGCATATTTAAGGATAACAGAAAAGCCTTTTAAACTAGAATTGCTACCTGAGATTAAAGGGTACTCTAAGTCCGAATTTTATAAGGTGTTTAAAAATGCCATCAATTATAATCTGGGTAAAAATCAGGCTACAATTATTTCATATCAAGATTTGATAAGGTCGAAATTGGCACTGGCTCGCTCTGTGGATGCAAAAGATTTGGAAGAATTGAGAAAAATCAATAAAAAGTAATGTTACATTCGATTCTAAACTAGGTTCAATATCCAATAATATTCTCAAAACGAATAGGGGATATCTTTCATTACCCTGTCTTTAAAATGGTAAGTCAATCATTATATGATACTTGTGTTTCTATTATATCCATTCCTTCAATGTTTAGGTAAATCACTCATTTAGACATTCCAAAACTCACTACTGCTGATCAGGGGATATTAAAAGAGAGGGCAGAATTGTATAAACCACAGCTGATTAATATATTGGAATTGAATAGGAAT
This genomic interval carries:
- a CDS encoding serine hydrolase domain-containing protein, producing MSKSASKNVFRVILLVSTVISLYFVPWPIVIAWISPLPDTVQEQVDKAADYGFDGIIVYVDKGGSAPAFYTSGYKNRATQEPADPHSLFKIASVSKLYTALSIAKLVHSGQLSLDKTLADYFPELAGRIENANKITIKMMVQHRSGIPNFTDTQNYWMHPKQSDKERLDLVLDQPANFEPDSDFEYSNTNYLLLSMLIEKVTGASKFQYIKENILNPLNLTHTYGSIKDVNLEDIMSGYYVGYDNDLKTDDNGLMLATADDLGTFIRALNDGSVFTDKKEQEIYTSIYKYEHTGLIPGYQTIAQYHKDIDAVVIQFTNTVNFDGYNWSLSEMMYNRILKILKGQ